Below is a genomic region from Planctomycetia bacterium.
TGGCCGGCTGCGACGATCCTCTTCGCAGGACCGCTGGGATCCGGCGTCGGCATTGCCGCCGATATCCTGGCCGACGTTGCGCGCTTGAGCCACCGCACGGTTGCTCGCCGCCGCAACTTCACGCACCTCGCTCACTCGTCGACGGCGATTGCTTCGTCGACCCCGGCGAAAGTCGGCGTCTTGCAACTCGTCTCTTACGGCGATGCGACGCACGCAGCCGATGCCGGCGTGATCGATCTCGCGATCGCCTGGGACCACGCTTCCGCCGCCGCATTGCGAGCCGCGGGGGTCGAAGCCGGCGAATGGATCGTCGTCGATTCGACTTCGCCGCGCGATTCGGAAGTCCCGACTTGGCGGCGCGATCTGCTCACTGATTCTGCACTCCCCAACTCTACAACTTCGACCGCCGAACCGATTCATCCGTCGGCGTCGTCGACTGGGCTGCAACGCACGGCCCGAGCGCTCAAGTTGCTCAGCCGTCGCACGCCGTTCACGCGCGAACTTTGGCAACGGGTTCTCAAGCTGCACGCCCCCGCACGGCGACGACGGGCCGCAACGGCCTGATTCTCGAACGCTCTAATTCGCGACAGAGAGCGAATCCGAACACGCCCTACGTGCGGCTCGCGTTCCATTGGCCCGACAAGTCGGCCGAGCCATGCTTGCGATACCAATCGCAGAACGCACGTACGCCGTCGTCGAACGAGGTCTTCGGCGCGTAGTTCAACAAACGTTTGGCCTTCGATAAGTCGGCGTGCGTGACCGGCATTTCTCCCTCTTTCGCCGGCAGGCGATGAATCGCGGCCGCGCGGCCGAGCGTTCGTTCCAGCGTCGCGATCACTTCGCGCATCGCGATCGGCTCGTCGTGGCCGAGGTTGATCGCTTCGCCAAGGCAGCCGTCGGCGGTGAGTATCGCTTCCAGGCCGTCGCAGAGATCGTCGATGTAGGTGAAGTCGCGACGAATCGAACCGTCGCCGAACAGCGGCACCGGCCGATCGTGCAGAATCGCCTCGGTGAAGATCGACAGCGCCAGGTCGGGTCGCAAGCGCGGCCCATACACGCTGAACGGCCGCACGATGACGACCGGCACTTGATACAAGTCGTGATAGGTGAGGCCGAACGTTTCCGCGGCCCGTTTGCTTGCGCCGTAGGGGCTCAGCGGCACTCCGAGCGGGGCGTCTTCCTGAAACGGCGCCACGGCGTTTCGGCCGTAAACCGTCGACGACGACGCGAGCACGAACCGCCGCACCGGATGTTTGCGTGCCGCCTCCAAAAGAGCGAGCGTGCCGCCGACGTTGTGCTGCTGATAAGGAAACGGATTCGCCAAGCTATAGCGTACGCCGGCATACGCGCCGAGATGCACGACGAACTCCACCTGCTCCTCGGCGAACAAGCGCTCCATCCTCGGGGCATCGCAAAACGAAGTCTCGACCATCCGCACGCGCGGCTCGGCGGCGAAGCCCAAGGTGTTCGTGCGCTTCAGCGCCGGCTCGTAGTAGTCGTTGTAGTCGTCGAGGCAGATCAGGCGCGCTTCCGGCCGGCGCAACAGTCGTTCGATGAGCCGACTGCCGATGAAACCGGCACCGCCGGTGATGAGAACGTTCATGCCGAGTCGCTCCTTCCGCACGTCGCGAGCGAAGAGATGATTAGATGCCGAGCCAGTTTTTCACCGACAAGCGAGCGATGATCCAGACGGCTCGATAGGCTTCGCCCATGTGGATCTTGCTTTGACCTCGCACGCGATCGACGAACATGATCGGCGTCTCGACGAAGCGACACCCGAGTTGCTTGAGACGCCAGAGCATCTCTTCTTGAAAAGAATATCCGGTCGAATAGAAGCGATCGAAATCGATCAGCGCCAACTTCGAAACCCGATAACAACGATATCCTCCGCTCGTATCGCGAGGCTTAAGCCACAACAGCCAGCGTGCATAAAGGTTGACCCCGTGGCTCATCAAGCGCCGCTTCAGCGGCCAGTTTTCGACTCCGCCGCCCGGAATATAACGGGAGCCGATCGCCGTATCGACTTGGGGAGCCCCCGGCGGCTCCATTGCGCGAATCAACTCCGGCAAGTAGCGCGGATGATGACTAAAGTCGGCATCCATGTTGAGCACGTAGCGATACCCCTGCTCGATCGCATATTTCATTCCCGCGATCACGGCCGTTCCCAGCCCCAACTTGCCCGAGCGATGCAAGGCATGCACGCGTGGGTCGCGGGCAGCAAGTTCGTCGACCCAGCGACCGGTTCCGTCCGGCGAGTTGTCGTCGATCACCAGCAAGTGCGCCTCGGGCGCGTAGCGAAAGATCTCCTCGACCAGCGTCGGCAGGTTTTCGATTTCGTTATACGTCGCGGTGATGATCAGGGTCTTATCGGCGTTCGACATCGGCAAACGTACGGGGTGAGTTGAAGGCGATCTGCGCAGCATTTCGGCGGAGCGGCGAAAGCGAAACTCTAGTCGAACCGCTGTGAATCGTAAACCCGGCTTGCCGCCCTTGCGATAGCTGCGCGGCTCGTCCAGTAGCGTCGACTGGTGGGGCTCGCGCAAAGGGCTATACTGTCGGTTTCCTTCTCCTTGCCCCGCCGCGGTCCCCATGCCATCGCCCGACGACGTCTCTACGGCGCTGGAACGTCGCGAGCCGGAATCTTCTACTTTCGGGCGACCGTTTTGGTTCAGCTACGCCTCTAACTTCTCACAGATGGTGGGGGTGAGCCTGCTGTTCGTCTACGCCGATTTCGTGACGCTGCTCGGGGGCAGCCCGTGGGATCTCGGGCTGATCGTCGGCATCGGCATGGTCGGCAGTATCGTGATGAGATTCGCGCAAGGAGTCGGCATCGATCGCTTCGGACCGCGACGCATTTGGCTGATGTCGACGTTTCTCTACATCGTCAGTTGCTGCGGACATTTGGCGATGCGCAACGTCGACACGCCGTGGATCTATCTGCTGCGCATCGTGTATCAATCGAGCATCGCGGGCATCTTCGGCGCATCGATCACTTACGTCTCCGGGCGAACCGCCGTGGCGCGCATGGCCGAGGCCATCGGCACGCTCGGCACTTCCGGTTTCATCGGCATGATGTGCGGCACGGCGCTTTGCCGGTTCATCGTCGGCGATGGCTTTGCCGACCGCTTGGAGTTCGAGCGCCTCTTTCTTTCGGCCGCCGCATTTTCCGGACTGGCATTGTTCTTCGCGCAACTTGCGACGCGCGGCACCGTGGTGAAGACACCGACGCGACGCGGCCCGCCGCTGTGGTGGCTCCTGCGGCGGTACAACCCGGGACTCATCTTAGTGATGAGCGTGGCGACCGGCATCGGCTTGAACTTGCCGACCGTGTTTCTGCAACCCTACATGGAGCAACTTCATCTCGGCGGCGGCTTGATGTTTTTCTTCAACACCTATCCGCCGATCGCGTTCATCGCTCGGATGCTGCTGCGGCGCGTGCCCGACCGGCTCGGCATTCGCCCGATGCTGGCGATCGGAATCGTCTCGCTCGTGATCGGCCTGATGACGCTGCTGATCGTGCAAAGAGAATGGCACTTGCTTCTTCCTGCGCTGTTCATGGGGCTCGCGCATGCTTGCCTCTTTCCGGCCGTCGTCGCCGGCGGAAGCGGGGCGTTTCCCGGCCGGTGGCGCGGCACAGGCACGACCTTGGTGCTCGCGATGTTCGACGTCGGCACGCTTATCGGAGCACCGCTGGCAGGCGGAATCCTGACGATCGCCGCGCGCAGCGGCTGGCCGAACTACGGCACTTTGCTACCGACGATGAGCGCGCTGCTCGCCACGGCGGGCCTCGTATACTTTACGTTCTCGAAAGCGAAGCTGACGCGACGAACTTGACCGCGGTTGCACGATTCGACTTTACGCGTTGATCGCCAAGCTCCGTCCGCTGCGCCAATGCTTGAAGCCTTTGATGAGCAACGGCAAGATCGACAGAAACACGACGACGATCACGACCTTGTCGACGTGCTTCGCGATCTCGAATTGCGGCCCGAAGATTTGCCGCAAGAGCGGGTCGAGCATATATCCGACCATCAGCATGCTCATGATCCAGCCGATGCCGCCGAGCACGTTGAAAAAGAGAAACGTGCGGTACTCCATCTTCGCCGCTCCGGCCACGACCGGCACGAACGTACGGATGAGCGGAATGAAGCGGGCGATGATAATCGTCTTGCCGCCGTGCCGTTCGTAGTAGGCCTTGGCGGCCAGCAAATGGTCTCGTTTGAAAAACCGGCTCGAAGGCCGGTTGAAGATCGCGGGCCCGGCTTTGGCTCCGATCGCATAGCCGATCGTGTCGCCGATGATGGCCGACGCGCACAGCGAAGCCGTGAGGGGCAAGATCGGCCAATCGGCGCTCCGCGCGACGAGGCCCGTCACGACGAGTAGCGAATCGCCCGGCAACAAGAAACCGATCAACAAACCGGTCTCGGTGAAGACGATCAGGTTCACCGCGACGAACGCGGCCCACATCACGCCCGGCTGCTTGAGCGCTTCGACGTAAACTTCGGGATGCTTCAAATTGCGCGGATCGGCGAACGTGACGATCAGTGCCCAGATTTGGTTGAAAAAGTCTTCCATGGTCGATCTCAAGAATAACTGGTAATCAGTAGCCCGTGCCCCGACGGGCGGACGTCGCCGAAAGTCTAACTGCCGGGCCGAAACGTCGGTAGTCGAGTATGCGCGGCGGGCAGTAGAATATGCCCGCGAATGCCGCCGTGGTTCGCCCGTTCGCTGCCGGTTCCTTCTCTGATTTTCGAGGCTCTGATGACGGAAAAAAATCCCGGCGATCGGCGGATGCCGCTCCACACGAAGATTCTCATCGGGCTGGCTATCGGTGCCGCGCTCGGCCTCTTCGCCAACTACATCGCATCCGTTTATCCGGATCCGCCGGCCGTACAGGCCGATCCGCCGAACGTCGAGAAGGCACAGGCCGATCGACGGAACGCCGACAAGGGACGGTTCAGCGTTCCTAAGTTCGTCAAGAATGTCGCCGAAGATTGGGCGAAGCCGATCGGTCGCGTGTTTCTCCGGCTCGTCATCATGGTCGTCGTGCCGTTGGTGTTTTCCGCACTCGTGCTCGGCATCCTCGAGCTCGGCGATATTCGCCAACTCGGCCGGGTCGGGCTCAAGACGCTCGGCTACACGATGATCTTGTCGTTTATGAGCGTGTTCATCGGCGTCGGGCTGGTGAATCTGATTCGCCCCGGTGCGAGCCTGAGCCCGGAGCAGCAAGAAAAACTGACGGCCCCCTACGCAGCCGCCGCAGGCGATGCCGAAGCGAAGGCCGCGAAGAGCAAGGCGCTCAAAGACACGCTGCTCGACATGCTGCCCGAGAACCCGCTGCAAGAGATGGTCGGCGCGATCGACGGCTCGAGCCCTGGCAACGGCATGCTGGCCGTGATGATCTTTGCGTTGATCATCGGCGGGGCACTCACCGTCACACCGGAGCGCACGGGCGTGTTGATTCAACTGCTGCAAGGCTTGTTCGATGTCTGCATGACGGTCATCTCGTTCGCGATGCGTCTGGCGCCGTTTTGCGTCGGGTGCCTCGTGTTTGCGATCACGGCCACGATCGGATTCGACGCCGTGGCGATGCTCATCCGCTTCGTCGTCACGGTCGTGCTCGGGCTCGCGCTGCAAATGTTCGTCGTCTATTCGGTCATGCTGATCGTCGTCGCGCGCATTCCCCCGAAGCAATTTTTCCGTCAGACGTCGGAAGCGATCTTCACGGCGTTCGGCACCAGCAGTTCCAACGCCACGCTACCGACTTCGCTGCGCGTGGCGCGCGAAGAATTGAAACTCCGGCCCGATGTTTCGCAGTTCGTCCTCACGGTCGGCTCGATGGCGAATCAGAACGGCACGGCGTTGTTCGAAGGAACCGTGGTGTTGTTCTTGGCGCAAGTCTTCGGCGTGGAGCTCACGCTGATCCAGCAAGTGACGGTCGTGATGATGTCCGTCTTGGCAGGCATCGGCACGGCCGGCGTTCCCGGCGGTTCGATTCCGATGATCATCATCGTGTTGAAAAGCGTCGGAGTGCCGGGCGAAGGGATCGGCATCATCCTCGGCGTCGACCGCATCCTCGATATGTGCCGCACGACGCTCAACGTCACGGGCGACTTGGTGCTCGCGGCCTGCGTGTCGCGCAGCGAAGATCGGCGATTAGGTCAGCCAATACCGGAAACCGCGCAAGGCTAACCAGCCATTAGCCGGAACGCGTTAGCGTCCGGTCCGAGAACCGTTATCACGCGCACCGCGATCGGAGCAGAGAACCGGGGGCTAACGCCCTGCGGCTAATGCCGAACCGTTGCCGGATCGCTAGACCGCCTTCTCGGGCTCTTCTTCTATCATCCCGCCGGCGAGCGAGCGGCCGTAGCGCGTGACTGCCGAGCGAACTTCCGCCGCGGCCGTGGCGGCAACGTCCCACCCTTGCGTCTCGATGTGAATTCCTTCGAGCTGCTTATAGGTGGCGAAGAAGTGCTCGACTTCGCGCAGGTAATGGCCCGCCACGTCTTCGAGATTCTTGTACTCGGCGAAGAGCGGGTCGGTATGCGGCACGCCGAGAACTTTGAAGTCGTTGAGGCCCCGATCTTTCATGCGGAACAAGCCCACGACGCGGGCCTGAATCAAACATCCGCTAAAGGTCGGCTCGTTGACCATCACGAGAATGTCGAGCGCGTCGCCGTCTTCGGCGAGCGTTTGCGGAATGAAACCGTAGTCGCCCGGGTAGTGGCTCGAAGAATAGAGGAACCGATCGAGCCGAATCAGCCCGGTTTCCTTATCGACTTCGAACTTGCTGCGGCGCCCCTTCGGAATCTCGACGATCGCGTTGACGACCGAAGGAATGTTCGTCCCGGGCGGAACGTTCATATACTGGTTGCGCAGCGTCATGAAAGTCGAACCTTAAAAATAATCCACGAAGAGACGTCGAATCGTCGGCCCTTCTTATAGCTTGCCGACCGCCGGACGGGGAAGGGGAGCGACGAAAAACTCCCTCGCTGCAGTGAATCGATCACGGGCAATTGCTTTAGAACGGCCACACCAGCGGCGCGATCAACACGGTGATGATGCCGATCAGAATATCGAGCGGAACGCCGATCTTCACGTAGTCGCTGAACTTATAACCGCCGGGACCATAAACCATCAGATTCGTCTGATACCCGATCGGGGTGGCAAAACCGGCCGACGCTGCCATCATCACGGCGATGACGAACGGAAAGTGATTGACACCCAATTCTTCGGCCGCACCGACCCCCAAGGGAAACATGAGCGCGGCGGCGGCGTTGTTCGTAACGGCTTCGGTGACCAGCACCGTGCCGAGATAAATCATGGCGAGCGTCCCCCACGGATTGCCCGCGGCGAGCGACGTGATCGCTTGCGCGATTCCGGTCGCCGCGCCGGTTATTTCCAGCGCATGGCTGATCGCCAGCGAAGCCGAGATGGCGAGCAGCACGTCGGAGTTGAGATATTTCTTCGCGGCTTCCACGGTCGTGCAGCGGGTCAGAATCATCAGCGCGGCGGCGACCACCGCGGCTTGCAACATCGGCAACAGACCGAACCCGGCCAAGATGATCATGACGACTAGAATCGCGAGCGCAACGCCGGCCCGTTCGTAGCTGCGCGGCTGCGAATCTTGCAGCTGGCTGACGAGGAAGAAGTCGCGGCTGTTACGGTGCGTGGCGACGAAGGAAGGATGGGCTTCGAGCAGCAACGTGTCGCCGGTCGTCATCTGAATGTCGCCGATCTTGCCCGGCAAACGCTCGCCGTTGCGGGCCACGGCCAGCACGACGGCGTTGTAGTGCGACCGAAAACGAGCGTCTCGAATGGTCTGCCCGACGAGCGAGCAGGTGTTCGAGACGACCGCTTCGATGAGGCAGCGCTGCGAACGGGGCTCGCGAAGCTTGAAGACTTGATCGGTCGCCGGCTTCAAGCCGCGCGTCCGTTGCAGGTCGACCACGGAATCGACGACACCGACGAACACCAACCGGTCGTTGCGGCGAAGGCGTTCTTCGGGCGAAACCGCCGGCAGCACCATCCCGTCGCGGTCGATCTCGGCGAGGTAAACCCCCGGCAGATGCCGCAGGCCGGCTTCTTCGATCGTCTTCCCGACCATCGGGCTCGACTCTTCCACCAGCATCTCGACCGTGTACTGCCGCGGATCGTCCATCCGGCTCAGCGCCGGGCTCCGGTCGGGCAACAGCCGCCGGCTGACGAGAATCACGAACGCGCAGCCGGCCAGGGTGGCGGGAATGCCGACCCAGGAGATGTCGAACATCCGGAGCGATTGGCCGTAGAACCGCTGCTCGTACAAACCGCTCACGATCAGGTTGGTGCTCGTGCCGATGAGCGAGCAGGTGCCGCCGAGAATCGCGGCGTAGCTGAGCGGAAGCATCAGCTTCGAGACCGGCACGCGGTTCTTCTTCGCCCAATCGTTGACGATCGGGATGAGCATCGCCACCAACGGCGTGTTGTTGATGAACGCCGAGATCGCGGCCGTCGGCAGCATGAGCCGGGCGACGGCCATGGTCTGTGTCTTCGGGCTTCCCAAAACCTTGCCGGCAAGAAAATCGATGGCCCCGGTTTCCGTCACCCCTGCGCCGACGAGATAGAGGACGGCAACCGTGACCATTCCCTCGTTCGAGAGCCCCGCCAGCGCCTTCTCGACCGGCAAGATTCCGGCTCCCAGCAACAGCGCCACGGCCCCCCACATGATCGCCGCCGGCGACGACTTCCCCCAGGCGAGCAGCCCGAGCGTGAGGATCAACACAGCGACGGTGTACCAAGCTTGCCAACCCATGCCGACGGCCCCCGAGCGATCACGACCAAGTTACTGATGATTTGCAGAGTCATGGTCATACCCGGGCGAAACGATCTTGCAAACAGAACCCTAATTTTCAACTCCACGAGACAGGACACGTTGCGAACGGGAAAAATCGCGTGCTTAAAAACAGGGCACACTCCAAAATCACCTACCCAGGCAGCCGTGCCCGCTTTCAATGCAAGCAGGTCGCAATGCTGTAAGTGCTATCACAGACAAGACTTTCGTTACTGGTATTGACGGCAAGATAGATTTATCGGAAACAGTAGCCCGCGTGGCCGCTGGAAAAGGAATTCAACTGCACGAAGTCAAAAAAGGAGAGGATCGGTCATGGGAGAAAAGGAAACGCAAGTCATCAAGGTCGCCCAAGAGCTTTTCAGTCAACAGCCGGATTGGGTCACATTCTTCCGCGAAGTGCTCGGCGTCGGCGGCATCGTCCGCGACTCGTTCGCTAGCCCGGAAGCCCTTGCTCAGTTCGAGCAAAGCGAAGAGTACAACGAAATCCAACAGATGGTGGCAAAGCTTCGTGAGCGCGGCGACGAAACCGCCAACTCGCGCGAGCCGACGCGTGTGATCACCGTCCGTCTGCCGGCAAGCCTGCACGAGTCGCTTCGCGCCGAAGCACACGACCGGCACACCAGCATGAACAAGCTCTGCATCACGAAGTTGTTGCAGATGGTCGAAAGCGAACTCGTTCCGACCGACTCGAAGTTGCCTATCGCCGTACGAGCCTAAGACCCCGCGACGGCCGACCCACGCTGCCGTCGCGAAGGCCTGAGTTCGTCGACTGAAAACTTCAAGGGAGGGTGAAGCATCGTTCTTCACCCTCCCTTTGTATTTCGATTTCCGGCCGCTACGGCGCGGCATCGACTTGCCGACAAAATAAAAAGCTCAGAGCGAACCTATAAGCCGGGTTTTGTCCGGCGACGGGCCGAAGCCCCTCGCCGCGACGATCATTTCTCTACGCCGGCGATTGCTCGACGACTCTAGCAGCCTACCCGGAAGTGACGGCGGATCGAACCGATCCGCGTCCGCAACGCGAAGCCGAAGCCTCGTGCGGCGAACTCCTTCCTGTTTGACCTTGCTCCCCGTGGGGTTTACCTAGCCGGCCGGTCACCCGAACCGCTGGTGAGCTCTTACCTCACCGTTTCACCCTTACCTCGCCGCGAGAGCTTTCGCTTGCGCAGCGATCGGCGGTTTGCTTTCTGTTGCACTTTCCCGGACCTTGCGGTCGGTGGGCGTTACCCACCACGGCGTCCTCCGGAGCCCGGACTTTCCTCCCGTCGCGCCGTAGCCGAACCGTTGCGGGATCGGCACAGCCGCCGACCGGCGATCGCCCGGCTCGCTCTGAGCCGTGTACCAACATAAGCGACAGGCGTCGGCGTAAGAAGGGTTCGCACGAAACGACGGCGAAACCGCAGGCGAAGGACGATGCCTTTGGAAGCTTTCTAGTTTCTGGCTTCTGGTTTCTGCTTTTCCCCCGCTCTCTTCCCCTGCCACGTATCGCGGCGCTCGAATTCCGCGGCCAGGGCCCGTGCGATATCCGGCTTGTCCAAGCACCAGGCCGGGCCCACATGGTAATTCGGAGGCGATTCCCCGCTGATCCGCTCGACGATCGTGGTCGCCGGCAAAATCTCTAGAATATCGACCACGGTGCGCACGTAGTCGTCCCGTTCCATCAGCGTCACTTCGCCGCGCAGCACTTGCTCGGCCAGCGGCGTGTCTTTCACGGCATACAGGTTGTGCAACTTCACGGCATCGAGCCCGAGGCGCGCCACCTCGTGGGCCGTCGCCAGCATATCTGCGTGCGATTCGCCGGGCACGCCGAGAATCACATGCGCACAGATCTCGAACCCTCGGCCTCGGCTGCGGGCCATCGCGTCGAGCATTGCGTCGTGATGATGTCCGCGGTTCATCCAATCGAGCGAACGATCGTGGATCGATTGCATTCCGTATTCGACCGAGAGATAGGTCCGCCCGGCGATCTCCGCGAGCAGATCGAGCACGTCGTCGGGCACCGCATCGGGTCGGGTGCCGATCGCCATGCCGACGATCTTCGGCTGGGCCAGCGCTTGCTCATACAGCCGGCGCAGCTTGTCGACCGGAGCATAAGTGTTCGTCGCGGGCTGAAAGTAGGCGATGAAGTCGTCGACCTTATAGCGCCGCTTGATGCGCGCGATCCCGTCTTCGACTTGCCCGGCGATGTTCACGCGCGGCCCGCGCCGGCTGGGACTGAAGCTCCGGTTGTCGCAGAAGACGCAGCCGCCGGTCGTTACCGAGCCGTCGACGTTCGGGCAGGTAAAGCCCGCGTCGATGCTCACCTTATGAATCCGCCGCCCGAACTTGCGCCGCAAATGAAAGTTGTAGCTGTAATAGCGCAACCCCGCCGCCCGCCAAGCGGGAACGGAGTCGGCGGCGGCGGTAGCGAGCTCGGACATAGACCTTCGATATTACGGGACGACGCCGGTATGACGCCAGTGGTTTGCCGGCTGAATGACGAATGCCGAAGCACGAATGACGAAAGAATGTCGAAATCCGAATGACGAACGCTTCGCACCTCCAATCGGCGCGATTCCAGTCGGGCCACTCGTGCTTCGGCATTCGTGCTTCTTTCGTCATTCGAGCTTCGACATTCGACATTCCCCATACCCACCACTGACCGAAGCCTTCCGCGACGGTACACTTGCATCATGGCTGACAAAAAGAAGAAATCCCAAGCCGACTTTCGCAAGAACCGCTCCCCCCGAACGCGCACGAAAGATTGGGCCAAGCACGTCGACCACGACGAGCACGGCAAGCTCGCCGACCAGCCGCACGGCGAGCGCCTGAGCGGCAAAGGGGATCTCACCAAGAAGCGGACGGTGATGACTTCCGATGCCCAGCGCGGCGGCGACGGCCGGATCGAAGTCGATGCCGGTTGTCGGCATGGTCTCGTGCTCAGCGTACATGGCCTCGCCTGCGTGGTCGAAGCCGACGACGGCACCATCTTCCAATGCGGCGTGCGGCGAATTCTTAAGACCCTCGCCACGAAAGATCGCCATGTCGTCGTCGCCGGCGACGAGGTCTACTTCCGGCCTGCCGGAAACACGGCCGAAGGGCTCATCGAGCGCGTCGAAGCGCGGCGCGGCGTCATCAGCCGTACCAGTCGCGGGCGGCAGCATGTCATCGCCGCCAACGTCGAGCAGATGTGCATCGTCAACAGCGCAGCCGAACCCTACCTGAAGCCGCATCTGATCGATCGGCTCCTCGTCGTCGCCGAGCGCTCGCGCATTCGCCCGATCATTTGCATTACGAAGATCGATCTCGTCGAGCCGCATGAACTGCAGCCGCTCATCGGTGTCTACGCCCGTTGCGGCTACGAGGTGCTGCCGCTCAGCGTGTACACCGGGTTCAACGTCGATTCGCTGCGCCGCATTCTTGCCGGCCGGCGCAGCGTCGTCGTCGGGCAGAGCGGCGTCGGCAAGTCGTCGTTGTTGAACGCCGTCGATCCGCAGTTGAACTTGCGCGTCGGCGTGGTGAGCGAAGAGACGCAAAAAGGAAAACACACAACGACCGTGGCCCGGCTCATCAAACTCGCCGCCGGGAGCTACGTCGTCGACACGCCGGGCATTCGCTCGATGGAGCTCTGGGACATCATCCCGGCCGAGGTCGCCGGCGCGTTTCGCGACCTCCGACCGCTCGTCAACCACTGCCGCTTCCCCGACTGCACCCACGGCCACGAAGCGGGCTGCGCCGTAAAAGACGCCGTCGCCGACGGCCGGCTCGATGTGCGCCGCTATGAAAGTTATCTACAACTTTTCGCCGGCGACGACGCCTAACCGTCGAGCGCTCTCGCCGCGCGTGTCGCGCTAGCGCATCAACTCTTCTCCCACCGGGAGAAGGTGGCGGCAAAGCCGCCGGATGAGGGGCGCCCCGCCAAATCACTCCGGCAAACAGCATCGCCTATCACTCACCGAAAATGATCGCCCACCCGCACAAGCTCCACCCCTCACCCCAACCCTCTCCCGCCGGGGAGAGGGAGACATCCACTACCGGCGACCACTTCGCTTGCGCTTACTTGCGGATTCGTAAAGCAACCCCGATGCGTTGCCCCTGCGTAGAAGCAGGTGTGACGCAATGAGCCGGCGTTTATCCAAACGGCTCGCATTTACGAGGGTGAGGACGCTATGAGACGCATCTTGTTGGCTTTGATCTTGATGGGTGTGGTGGGAGCCGTCGCGGCTCCGAGCGAGGCATCGGCCGCTTACAGTCGCTCGGTTTCGCGAGGCGGCGGCGGGGTCGTCGGCCGCGCATTCGCGACTCGGCTCTACTACAGCAACGCCTTTCGAGGCCTGATTCCCGGCACCGGCTACGGCGGCTTCCGCCGACCCGCCTTCGGCTACCGCGGCTATTAACCGCAGCGCGACCTACCGCAAGACGGTCGCAACAGTAATACAATCATCAGGCCTGCTCGGCGACGATCGGATATTCCTTCCGATCGCCGCCGCAATTTTTTTACATGCGATCCGCCTGTCGGCTACACATCCACTCCCTCTCCCGCCGGGAGAGGGTCGGGGTGAGGGGGCATTCGACGACTACGGTTTCACCGCCACGACTTCCGCCACCGCGCCGAACGCGAACAGCACCGTCCCCATCGCCAAGATCAGCAGATGCGCGATCGTCTCGGCCCAGCCGTCGCTCGGGCCGATCAGGTTCTTCGGGTTGCCGCGCTCATAGACGATCGGCACGCGCTTGCCGACGGCATAGGTCTCGGTGTCTTTCACGATCATGAGCTTCGCTTCGTGAACGACCTCGTGTTCGTCTCGATAGCGCACGGTC
It encodes:
- a CDS encoding anion permease gives rise to the protein MGWQAWYTVAVLILTLGLLAWGKSSPAAIMWGAVALLLGAGILPVEKALAGLSNEGMVTVAVLYLVGAGVTETGAIDFLAGKVLGSPKTQTMAVARLMLPTAAISAFINNTPLVAMLIPIVNDWAKKNRVPVSKLMLPLSYAAILGGTCSLIGTSTNLIVSGLYEQRFYGQSLRMFDISWVGIPATLAGCAFVILVSRRLLPDRSPALSRMDDPRQYTVEMLVEESSPMVGKTIEEAGLRHLPGVYLAEIDRDGMVLPAVSPEERLRRNDRLVFVGVVDSVVDLQRTRGLKPATDQVFKLREPRSQRCLIEAVVSNTCSLVGQTIRDARFRSHYNAVVLAVARNGERLPGKIGDIQMTTGDTLLLEAHPSFVATHRNSRDFFLVSQLQDSQPRSYERAGVALAILVVMIILAGFGLLPMLQAAVVAAALMILTRCTTVEAAKKYLNSDVLLAISASLAISHALEITGAATGIAQAITSLAAGNPWGTLAMIYLGTVLVTEAVTNNAAAALMFPLGVGAAEELGVNHFPFVIAVMMAASAGFATPIGYQTNLMVYGPGGYKFSDYVKIGVPLDILIGIITVLIAPLVWPF
- a CDS encoding TIGR01212 family radical SAM protein (This family includes YhcC from E. coli K-12, an uncharacterized radical SAM protein.), whose product is MSELATAAADSVPAWRAAGLRYYSYNFHLRRKFGRRIHKVSIDAGFTCPNVDGSVTTGGCVFCDNRSFSPSRRGPRVNIAGQVEDGIARIKRRYKVDDFIAYFQPATNTYAPVDKLRRLYEQALAQPKIVGMAIGTRPDAVPDDVLDLLAEIAGRTYLSVEYGMQSIHDRSLDWMNRGHHHDAMLDAMARSRGRGFEICAHVILGVPGESHADMLATAHEVARLGLDAVKLHNLYAVKDTPLAEQVLRGEVTLMERDDYVRTVVDILEILPATTIVERISGESPPNYHVGPAWCLDKPDIARALAAEFERRDTWQGKRAGEKQKPEARN
- the rsgA gene encoding ribosome small subunit-dependent GTPase A, coding for MADKKKKSQADFRKNRSPRTRTKDWAKHVDHDEHGKLADQPHGERLSGKGDLTKKRTVMTSDAQRGGDGRIEVDAGCRHGLVLSVHGLACVVEADDGTIFQCGVRRILKTLATKDRHVVVAGDEVYFRPAGNTAEGLIERVEARRGVISRTSRGRQHVIAANVEQMCIVNSAAEPYLKPHLIDRLLVVAERSRIRPIICITKIDLVEPHELQPLIGVYARCGYEVLPLSVYTGFNVDSLRRILAGRRSVVVGQSGVGKSSLLNAVDPQLNLRVGVVSEETQKGKHTTTVARLIKLAAGSYVVDTPGIRSMELWDIIPAEVAGAFRDLRPLVNHCRFPDCTHGHEAGCAVKDAVADGRLDVRRYESYLQLFAGDDA
- a CDS encoding DUF3592 domain-containing protein, which produces MAFFERLGIDGWFLVRCVVMLAGLALVYYAVRGMWRRRAIRRDPVRAFGKVLALEREPGDEGPDWYTPTVRYRDEHEVVHEAKLMIVKDTETYAVGKRVPIVYERGNPKNLIGPSDGWAETIAHLLILAMGTVLFAFGAVAEVVAVKP